A genomic region of Mus musculus strain C57BL/6J chromosome 7, GRCm38.p6 C57BL/6J contains the following coding sequences:
- the Tyrobp gene encoding TYRO protein tyrosine kinase-binding protein precursor has protein sequence MGALEPSWCLLFLPVLLTVGGLSPVQAQSDTFPRCDCSSVSPGVLAGIVLGDLVLTLLIALAVYSLGRLVSRGQGTAEGTRKQHIAETESPYQELQGQRPEVYSDLNTQRQYYR, from the exons ATGGGGGCTCTGGAGCCCTCCTGGTGCCTTCTGTTCCTTCCTGTCCTCCTGACTGTGGGAG GATTAAGTCCCGTACAGGCCCAGAGTG ACACTTTCCCAAGATGCGACTGTTCTTCCGTGAGCCCTGGTGTACTGGCTGGGATTGTTCTGGGTGACTTGGTGTTGACTCTGCTGATTGCCCTGGCTGTGTACTCTCTGGGCCGCCTGGTCTCCCGAGGTCAAGGGACAGCGGAAG GGACCCGGAAACAACACATTGCTGAGACTGAGTCGCCTTATCAG gagcttCAGGGTCAGAGACCAGAAGTATACAGTGACCTCAACACACAGAGGCAATATTACAGATGA
- the Hcst gene encoding hematopoietic cell signal transducer precursor, whose protein sequence is MDPPGYLLFLLLLPVAASQTSAGSCSGCGTLSLPLLAGLVAADAVMSLLIVGVVFVCMRPHGRPAQEDGRVYINMPGRG, encoded by the exons ATGGACCCCCCAGGCTACCTCCTGTTCCTGCTTCTGCTCCCAG TGGCTGCAAGTCAGACATCGGCAG GTTCCTGCTCCGGATGTGGgactctgtctctgccactcctgGCAGGCCTAGTGGCTGCAGATGCGGTCATGTCACTCCTAATTGTAGGGgtggtgtttgtatgtatgcgcCCACACGGCAGGCCTGCCCAAG AAGATGGTAGAGTCTACATCAACATGCCTGGCAGAGGCTGA
- the Nfkbid gene encoding NF-kappa-B inhibitor delta — MEDSLDTRLYPEPSLSQVGSWRVSSLPSGSPQLPSPTGPSLETARAHILALGPQQLLAQDEEGDTLLHLFAARGLRWAAYAAAEVLQMYRQLDIREHKGKTPLLVAAAANQPLIVEDLLSLGAEPNATDHQGRSVLHVAATYGLPGVLSAVFKSGIQVDLEARDFEGLTPLHTAVLALNAAMLPASVCPRMQNSQARDRLTCVQMLLQMGASHTSQEIKSNKTILHLAVQAANPTLVQLLLGLPRGDLRAFVNMKAHGNTALHMAAALPPGPPQEAIVRHLLAAGADPTLRNLENEQPVHLLRPGPGPEGLRQLLKRSRTAPPGLSS; from the exons ATGGAG GACTCTCTGGATACCCGGCTGTATCCTGAGCCTTCCCTGTCACAGGTAGGGTCCTGGAGAGTCTCTAGTCTCCCCTCAGGATCCCCACAGTTGCCTTCACCCACCGGACCGTCCCTGGAGACAGCCCGAGCTCACATATTGGCTCTGGGGCCCCAACAACTGCTGGCCCAGGATGAGGAAGGAGACAC gCTCCTGCACCTGTTTGCTGCCCGGGGGCTGCGCTGGGCAGCATATGCTGCGGCCGAGGTGTTACAGATGTACCGACAGCTGGATATTCGTGAACATAAAGGCAAG ACGCCGCTCCTGGTGGCAGCTGCTGCCAACCAGCCACTGATTGTGGAAGACCTGCTGAGCCTGGGAGCAGAGCCTAACGCCACTGACCACCAGGGCCGTTCCGTCTTGCACGTGGCTGCCACCTATGGACTCCCGGGAGTCCTTTCG gCTGTGTTTAAGTCCGGCATTCAAGTGGATCTGGAAGCCAGAGACTTCGAAG GCCTTACCCCCCTGCACACAGCCGTCCTGGCCCTCAACGCTGCTATGCTCCCAGCTAGTGTGTGTCCAAGGATGCAGAATTCCCAAGCCCGAGACAGACTGACTTGTGTGCAGATGTTACTGCAAATGGGTGCCAGTCATACAAGCCAG GAGATCAAGAGCAACAAGACCATTCTGCACTTGGCTGTACAGGCTGCCAACCCCACGCTGGTTCAGCTGCTCCTGGGACTGCCAAGGGGGGACCTGCGGGCCTTTGTTAATATGAAG GCCCATGGCAACACTGCCCTCCACATGGCAGCCGCCCTGCCCCCTGGGCCGCCCCAAGAGGCCATTGTGCGGCACCTGTTGGCAGCCGGAGCAGACCCGACACTGCGCAACCTGGAGAACGAACAGCCTGTTCACTTGCTGCGACCCGGGCCGGGCCCTGAGGGG CTCCGGCAGCTGTTGAAGAGGAGCCGCACGGCACCCCCAGGCTTGTCCTCTTAG
- the Nfkbid gene encoding NF-kappa-B inhibitor delta isoform X1 produces MEDSLDTRLYPEPSLSQVGSWRVSSLPSGSPQLPSPTGPSLETARAHILALGPQQLLAQDEEGDTLLHLFAARGLRWAAYAAAEVLQMYRQLDIREHKGKTPLLVAAAANQPLIVEDLLSLGAEPNATDHQGRSVLHVAATYGLPGVLSAVFKSGIQVDLEARDFEGLTPLHTAVLALNAAMLPASVCPRMQNSQARDRLTCVQMLLQMGASHTSQEIKSNKTILHLAVQAANPTLVQLLLGLPRGDLRAFVNMKAHGNTALHMAAALPPGPPQEAIVRHLLAAGADPTLRNLENEQPVHLLRPGPGPEGVSTGLTSELTGGSPKLHPSLI; encoded by the exons ATGGAG GACTCTCTGGATACCCGGCTGTATCCTGAGCCTTCCCTGTCACAGGTAGGGTCCTGGAGAGTCTCTAGTCTCCCCTCAGGATCCCCACAGTTGCCTTCACCCACCGGACCGTCCCTGGAGACAGCCCGAGCTCACATATTGGCTCTGGGGCCCCAACAACTGCTGGCCCAGGATGAGGAAGGAGACAC gCTCCTGCACCTGTTTGCTGCCCGGGGGCTGCGCTGGGCAGCATATGCTGCGGCCGAGGTGTTACAGATGTACCGACAGCTGGATATTCGTGAACATAAAGGCAAG ACGCCGCTCCTGGTGGCAGCTGCTGCCAACCAGCCACTGATTGTGGAAGACCTGCTGAGCCTGGGAGCAGAGCCTAACGCCACTGACCACCAGGGCCGTTCCGTCTTGCACGTGGCTGCCACCTATGGACTCCCGGGAGTCCTTTCG gCTGTGTTTAAGTCCGGCATTCAAGTGGATCTGGAAGCCAGAGACTTCGAAG GCCTTACCCCCCTGCACACAGCCGTCCTGGCCCTCAACGCTGCTATGCTCCCAGCTAGTGTGTGTCCAAGGATGCAGAATTCCCAAGCCCGAGACAGACTGACTTGTGTGCAGATGTTACTGCAAATGGGTGCCAGTCATACAAGCCAG GAGATCAAGAGCAACAAGACCATTCTGCACTTGGCTGTACAGGCTGCCAACCCCACGCTGGTTCAGCTGCTCCTGGGACTGCCAAGGGGGGACCTGCGGGCCTTTGTTAATATGAAG GCCCATGGCAACACTGCCCTCCACATGGCAGCCGCCCTGCCCCCTGGGCCGCCCCAAGAGGCCATTGTGCGGCACCTGTTGGCAGCCGGAGCAGACCCGACACTGCGCAACCTGGAGAACGAACAGCCTGTTCACTTGCTGCGACCCGGGCCGGGCCCTGAGGGGGTGAGCACTGGCCTGACTTCTGAGCTAACCGGGGGGTCCCCCAAACTGCACCCAAGCCTCATTTAG